A window of Clostridium sp. 'White wine YQ' contains these coding sequences:
- a CDS encoding helix-turn-helix domain-containing protein, with amino-acid sequence MSNICIITMENRRLYPAQVYETKDNQLEVPLLSIDAIYNLLYKRESILVLANQYDQMGMKLENFNGHLEKSDIKAIFMINDEENIRKINEVMTLSEAAKKWGLSDGSTIRKAIERGKFEQDEIKQAGDVWITTYSAMEKVFGNVKSEENEFIIYDDLESCIYKLYNKDGALDYLKDEELERRTKENDHLYQYIKGVFVRALDAIKKGRKVIIKNSRNNKIKQIMCTEKEFFSYIELLPHLRMMSMKRNEQLIDELKNSK; translated from the coding sequence ATGAGTAATATCTGCATTATAACAATGGAGAATAGAAGACTTTATCCTGCTCAGGTTTATGAAACTAAAGATAACCAATTAGAGGTGCCGCTTTTAAGTATTGATGCTATTTATAATTTATTATACAAAAGAGAAAGTATATTGGTTTTAGCTAATCAGTATGATCAAATGGGAATGAAATTAGAGAACTTTAACGGACATTTAGAAAAGTCAGATATAAAAGCAATATTTATGATAAATGATGAAGAAAATATAAGAAAGATTAATGAAGTAATGACCTTATCAGAAGCAGCAAAAAAGTGGGGGCTATCTGATGGCTCTACAATTAGAAAAGCTATAGAAAGAGGCAAATTTGAACAAGATGAAATAAAGCAGGCTGGTGATGTATGGATTACTACCTATTCTGCTATGGAAAAAGTATTTGGAAATGTAAAAAGTGAAGAAAATGAGTTCATCATCTATGATGATTTAGAAAGTTGTATCTATAAACTTTATAATAAGGATGGTGCATTGGACTATCTTAAAGATGAAGAACTTGAAAGAAGAACAAAGGAAAATGATCATTTATATCAATATATAAAGGGAGTATTCGTTAGGGCTTTAGATGCCATAAAAAAAGGCCGTAAGGTGATAATTAAAAATAGCAGAAATAACAAGATAAAGCAGATAATGTGTACTGAAAAAGAGTTTTTTAGCTATATAGAACTCCTTCCACATTTAAGAATGATGTCAATGAAAAGAAATGAACAATTGATAGATGAACTTAAAAATAGTAAATGA
- the hypF gene encoding carbamoyltransferase HypF encodes MQRLYIVVKGRVQGVGFRPFIYRLANKYNLKGWVKNSSQGVLIDIEGDKNLIKAFLEDLEKEKPQISSIEEIILEERGPNNYHSFEIKESVEEVSKVTFIPPDIALCNKCLKDIKDPRNRRYKYPFTNCTNCGPRFSIIKKIPYDRNSTTMKKFKMCGSCEIEYKNPVSRRFHAEPNACKVCGPKLLVTDSEGKIINNIDPIEFTKEKLKEGAIFAIKGIGGFHLVCDAKDKRAIKNLRDRKRRPYKPLAVMFRDIYTAKKYCYINKIEEEILTGDKKPIVILNKIIGEKISEEIAPNQKTLGVMFPYTPVHELLFDKELEVLVMTSGNISSMPIEYKNENAINNLKHIVDYFLLNNRDIYISIDDSIVKVVENQTMVLRSGRGYVPIPYKRVGNREILALGSNMKNTFCISKEGYLYLSQHNGDIENLESYDNYGKNLEHFKNIFSFNPKFLAYDSHPTYMVNRYIDLYDIPKIKVQHHHAHIASCMGENKIEGKVIGVAFDGTGYGLDGNLWGGEFMICDLDNFTRAAHMKYRVMPGGEMAIKEPWRMGVSYIYSAYKELKDEGEGLNIIRSLYGDKGEFIVDLIKANINCHKTSSMGRLFDAIASIIEINHISTYEGQAACELEALIKFTNSESYSFKIAKNENYIIDMDEIILGILQDKSKGLKANVISQKFHNTVVKITVDMCILLRSEYKLNRVMLSGGVFQNGYILSNIIKELKVCDFEVHSNKLIPINDEGISFGEIMIANSIINKKEQGEINA; translated from the coding sequence ATGCAAAGACTTTATATAGTAGTCAAAGGTCGGGTTCAAGGAGTAGGTTTTAGGCCATTTATTTATAGACTTGCTAATAAATATAACTTAAAAGGTTGGGTTAAGAATAGTTCACAAGGCGTACTTATAGATATAGAGGGGGATAAGAATCTAATTAAAGCCTTCCTTGAAGATCTTGAGAAGGAAAAGCCTCAAATTTCAAGTATCGAAGAGATAATTTTAGAAGAAAGAGGACCTAATAATTATCATTCCTTTGAAATAAAAGAAAGTGTAGAGGAAGTAAGTAAGGTTACATTTATTCCCCCTGATATAGCTCTCTGCAATAAATGTTTAAAAGATATTAAAGATCCAAGAAATAGGAGATATAAATATCCATTTACTAACTGCACAAATTGTGGCCCTAGGTTTTCAATAATAAAAAAAATACCATATGACAGAAATTCAACAACAATGAAAAAGTTCAAAATGTGTGGGAGTTGTGAAATTGAATATAAGAATCCAGTAAGCAGGAGATTTCACGCTGAGCCTAATGCTTGCAAAGTGTGTGGACCTAAATTGTTGGTTACAGATAGTGAAGGGAAAATTATAAATAATATAGATCCTATTGAATTTACAAAAGAAAAATTAAAAGAAGGAGCAATTTTTGCTATTAAAGGAATAGGAGGCTTTCATTTAGTATGCGATGCAAAAGATAAAAGAGCTATTAAAAATTTAAGAGATAGAAAGAGAAGACCGTATAAACCTTTAGCTGTCATGTTTAGGGATATTTATACAGCAAAGAAGTACTGTTATATTAATAAAATTGAGGAAGAAATTTTAACTGGTGATAAGAAACCAATAGTAATACTTAATAAAATCATTGGAGAGAAAATTTCAGAAGAAATAGCTCCAAATCAAAAAACACTTGGAGTAATGTTTCCATATACACCAGTTCATGAATTGCTATTTGATAAAGAGCTTGAAGTGTTAGTAATGACAAGCGGGAATATCAGTAGTATGCCTATAGAATATAAGAATGAAAATGCAATAAATAATCTAAAGCATATAGTAGATTATTTTTTATTAAATAATAGAGACATATATATATCAATTGATGATTCTATAGTTAAAGTTGTAGAAAATCAAACCATGGTATTAAGAAGTGGACGAGGATATGTTCCTATTCCATATAAAAGAGTAGGGAATAGAGAAATTTTAGCTTTGGGTTCAAATATGAAAAACACCTTTTGTATTTCAAAAGAAGGTTATTTATATTTAAGTCAGCATAATGGAGATATAGAAAATTTAGAGTCTTATGATAACTACGGAAAAAATTTAGAGCACTTTAAAAATATCTTCTCCTTTAATCCAAAGTTTTTGGCTTATGATTCTCATCCAACTTATATGGTTAATAGATATATAGATCTATATGACATTCCCAAAATAAAGGTTCAACATCATCATGCTCATATAGCTAGTTGTATGGGGGAAAATAAAATTGAAGGTAAAGTTATAGGTGTAGCTTTTGATGGTACAGGCTACGGATTGGATGGAAACCTTTGGGGTGGAGAATTTATGATATGCGACTTAGATAACTTTACTAGAGCTGCACATATGAAATATAGAGTTATGCCAGGTGGAGAAATGGCAATAAAGGAACCATGGAGAATGGGAGTCTCATATATATATAGCGCTTATAAAGAGCTAAAAGATGAAGGGGAAGGACTTAATATAATTAGAAGCCTATACGGAGATAAAGGAGAGTTTATTGTAGATTTAATAAAAGCTAATATTAACTGCCATAAAACATCAAGTATGGGACGCTTATTTGATGCCATAGCTAGCATTATAGAGATAAATCATATATCAACATATGAGGGACAGGCAGCATGTGAATTAGAAGCCTTAATTAAATTTACGAATAGTGAAAGTTATAGTTTTAAAATAGCTAAAAATGAAAACTATATTATTGATATGGATGAAATAATATTGGGTATATTACAAGATAAAAGCAAAGGGCTTAAAGCAAATGTAATATCACAAAAGTTTCATAATACAGTTGTAAAAATTACAGTTGATATGTGTATTTTGTTGCGTTCTGAATATAAGTTAAACAGAGTTATGCTAAGTGGTGGGGTATTTCAAAATGGATATATACTATCAAATATAATAAAGGAATTAAAAGTATGTGATTTTGAAGTTCATTCAAATAAACTTATTCCAATTAATGATGAGGGGATATCTTTTGGTGAGATTATGATAGCTAATTCAATTATTAATAAGAAGGAACAAGGAGAAATTAATGCATGA
- a CDS encoding hydrogenase maturation protease yields the protein MSTKLIAIGNRLMGDDSIAIKVTEALYESLIKLGLNVIIGETDFEFCIAEINEEDFIIVLDATKLGLKAGEITLYDLKNIESKKNSFTQHGYSFVDALMNYSKRINGKFIGIEGSSFDFSLELSNELENRFQDICKKVLRICKDFI from the coding sequence ATGAGTACAAAATTAATTGCAATAGGTAACAGATTAATGGGGGATGATTCTATAGCTATTAAGGTTACAGAAGCCCTATATGAAAGCTTAATTAAATTAGGATTGAATGTAATAATAGGGGAAACAGATTTTGAATTTTGTATAGCTGAGATTAATGAAGAAGATTTTATTATAGTTTTAGATGCAACTAAACTAGGACTTAAAGCTGGTGAAATCACACTCTATGATTTAAAAAATATAGAAAGTAAGAAGAATTCATTTACTCAGCATGGGTATAGTTTTGTAGATGCATTAATGAATTATTCAAAAAGGATTAATGGAAAATTCATTGGAATAGAAGGAAGCAGCTTTGATTTCTCATTAGAATTATCAAATGAATTAGAAAATAGATTTCAGGATATATGTAAGAAGGTTTTAAGGATATGCAAAGACTTTATATAG
- a CDS encoding HAD-IA family hydrolase, which produces MNNNIKAILLDSGRVLNSPITGSWSISPNFYKYINKKKFNSPFLKNKNNAMEKAWTYINSQKLVVTEEEEFKLFLKFFEILSSELPELELSNEKVQLLAMDFVYNYDKYKFYDDVFKVIPLLSKSYKLAVISDAWPSLENVFRQASLRNYFSSFIISSKIGVTKPNELMFKCALEELGVKPEEALFIDDNPYNCDGASKLGIKTVLLNREKLLLLRNKVIIRSKHKVIRNLYDLLKLLEK; this is translated from the coding sequence ATGAATAATAATATAAAAGCAATTTTATTAGATTCTGGGAGAGTATTAAATAGCCCAATAACTGGAAGTTGGTCTATTTCGCCCAATTTTTATAAATATATTAATAAGAAAAAGTTTAACTCGCCTTTTCTAAAAAATAAAAATAATGCAATGGAAAAAGCTTGGACATATATAAATTCACAAAAATTAGTTGTTACAGAAGAAGAGGAGTTCAAACTCTTCCTAAAATTCTTTGAAATACTTTCTAGTGAATTACCAGAGCTTGAATTAAGTAATGAAAAAGTTCAATTATTAGCAATGGATTTTGTATATAACTATGATAAATACAAGTTTTATGATGATGTTTTTAAGGTGATACCATTGTTGAGTAAAAGTTATAAATTAGCTGTAATTTCTGATGCATGGCCCTCATTAGAAAATGTATTTAGACAAGCTAGTTTAAGAAATTATTTTTCTTCATTTATTATTTCTTCTAAAATAGGAGTTACCAAGCCAAATGAATTAATGTTTAAATGCGCATTAGAAGAATTAGGTGTTAAACCAGAAGAAGCACTTTTTATTGATGACAATCCCTATAATTGTGATGGAGCAAGTAAGCTCGGTATTAAGACAGTTTTACTTAATAGAGAAAAATTGCTATTGTTAAGAAACAAAGTGATTATTAGAAGTAAACATAAAGTAATCAGAAATTTATATGATTTATTAAAGTTATTAGAAAAGTAA
- a CDS encoding helix-turn-helix transcriptional regulator, translated as MAKNLRIKAARAAIDMTQKDLAESVGITRQTMNAIEKGDYNPTIKLCIAICKVLGKKLDDLFWEE; from the coding sequence ATGGCAAAAAACTTGAGAATAAAAGCTGCTAGGGCAGCAATTGATATGACACAAAAGGACTTGGCAGAATCAGTTGGTATCACAAGACAAACTATGAATGCAATTGAAAAAGGTGATTATAATCCAACAATTAAATTATGCATTGCTATTTGCAAAGTCTTAGGTAAGAAATTAGATGATTTATTTTGGGAGGAATAG
- the hypA gene encoding hydrogenase maturation nickel metallochaperone HypA, translating to MHEVSIMESTLEIVKSIAKENNLIRVTNIKLEIGTLTGVMEEALNFAFSCLKQDTVAKEAKLEIYYTQAKGKCNRCNKVFDIDHLNKLCPECKNFCTSIITGYELNINSIEGE from the coding sequence ATGCATGAAGTTTCCATAATGGAAAGTACTTTAGAAATAGTTAAAAGCATAGCAAAAGAAAATAACTTAATAAGAGTTACGAATATAAAGCTTGAAATAGGTACGTTAACTGGAGTGATGGAAGAGGCTTTAAATTTTGCATTTAGTTGTTTAAAGCAAGATACAGTTGCAAAGGAAGCTAAGCTGGAAATTTACTATACTCAAGCAAAAGGGAAATGTAATAGATGTAATAAAGTTTTTGATATAGATCATTTAAATAAGCTTTGCCCTGAGTGTAAAAATTTTTGCACTTCAATAATAACAGGGTATGAGCTTAATATAAATTCCATTGAAGGAGAATAA
- the hypE gene encoding hydrogenase expression/formation protein HypE: protein MEKITLIHGEGGKQSNNLIKELFIKHFNNKTLKEMGDAACLTLSSKKIAFTTDSYVVNPIFFSGGNIGKLALCGTINDLAVSGAKPVYITAGFIIEDGFPYKDLEEIVSSMGTEAKKAGVQIVAGDTKVVENGLADGIYINTSGIGIIEEDININAKNVTSGDVIILSGTLGDHGTTICCERNNFAIKGNIKSDCAALNSLVEEMINVCPKIHMMRDATRGGLAAVLNEIAEMSNTEITIYENNIPISEGVKGVCYLLGLDPLYLANEGKLCAILPKEHSETVLEVMKKHPLGKEAAIIGEIAEGKKGKVYLKTIIGGTRIIDMPSGIQLPRIC, encoded by the coding sequence GTGGAGAAAATTACACTAATTCATGGTGAAGGTGGCAAACAATCAAATAACTTAATTAAGGAATTATTTATAAAGCATTTTAATAATAAGACATTAAAAGAAATGGGAGACGCAGCATGTTTAACCCTAAGTTCAAAAAAAATAGCTTTCACTACTGATTCTTATGTTGTAAATCCTATATTTTTTAGCGGTGGTAACATAGGAAAACTTGCTTTATGTGGAACAATAAATGATCTTGCAGTAAGTGGAGCAAAACCAGTATACATTACAGCTGGATTTATAATAGAAGATGGATTTCCATATAAAGATTTAGAAGAAATAGTAAGTTCTATGGGGACAGAGGCTAAAAAAGCTGGAGTTCAAATCGTTGCTGGAGATACAAAAGTTGTAGAAAATGGTTTAGCTGATGGGATCTATATAAATACTTCGGGTATTGGAATTATAGAAGAAGACATAAATATAAACGCAAAAAATGTAACATCAGGGGATGTAATCATATTAAGTGGAACATTAGGAGATCACGGCACAACAATATGCTGTGAAAGAAATAATTTTGCAATAAAGGGAAATATAAAAAGTGATTGTGCAGCATTAAATTCTCTAGTAGAAGAGATGATTAATGTGTGTCCTAAAATTCATATGATGAGAGATGCAACAAGAGGTGGACTTGCAGCAGTATTAAATGAAATAGCAGAAATGAGTAATACTGAAATTACTATATATGAAAATAATATTCCAATAAGCGAAGGTGTAAAAGGAGTTTGTTACTTATTAGGATTGGATCCATTATACTTAGCAAATGAGGGAAAGTTGTGTGCAATTTTGCCCAAGGAACATAGTGAAACTGTACTAGAAGTTATGAAAAAACATCCTTTAGGGAAAGAGGCTGCAATTATTGGTGAGATAGCTGAAGGAAAGAAAGGAAAAGTATATCTAAAGACTATAATTGGAGGCACAAGGATTATAGATATGCCATCAGGAATACAGTTACCTAGAATATGTTAA
- a CDS encoding HypC/HybG/HupF family hydrogenase formation chaperone has product MCLGVPGKIISRNGTRGMALIGGVQREVFLQLVPEAKLGEYVLVHAGCALAIIDEGEAESTLCLLKELSENEVHR; this is encoded by the coding sequence ATGTGTCTCGGTGTTCCAGGTAAAATAATTTCTAGAAATGGTACTAGAGGAATGGCATTAATAGGGGGAGTTCAAAGAGAGGTATTCTTGCAATTAGTGCCAGAAGCCAAGTTAGGTGAATATGTACTAGTTCATGCAGGTTGCGCACTTGCAATAATAGATGAAGGAGAAGCAGAGAGTACACTATGTTTACTTAAGGAGTTATCTGAAAATGAAGTTCATAGATGA
- a CDS encoding DUF362 domain-containing protein, with protein MEKVALLKCTEYDVDIIEKKLREGFELLGGETFLKTLIPKDSKVLLKPNLLSVIEKGSPVITHYAFFEAVIRIVKEYSNNIVFGDSPGSEDTRKAAENSGLMEVANKYGVEFVDFNEEVHVELENPIMYKYWNIAKAPYEADVVITLPKLKTHAMMYYTGAVKNQFGCIPGRKKAEWHTKLPEPIKFSKMLLDLNSVVKTSFAILDGIIAMEGNGPRNGTPKKMDTIIMGKCLSAVDSTAVRLIGYDMVLEVPFLNVAHETKWGAVLPEEIEVLGEKIEKMRCKNFKLSRNAKVVNFLTPTLNNLVSSLTAPNPVLVEDKCVGCKKCDEVCPERPKVITFVEKDKKLRPKWNYSSCIRCFCCQELCPKGAIETKHKAISKRFGVK; from the coding sequence ATGGAAAAGGTTGCGCTTTTAAAGTGTACTGAATATGATGTAGATATTATTGAGAAAAAACTTAGAGAGGGTTTTGAACTTTTAGGTGGAGAAACATTCCTAAAAACACTTATACCTAAAGATAGTAAAGTGCTTCTAAAACCTAATTTATTAAGTGTTATTGAAAAGGGGTCACCAGTTATAACCCATTATGCTTTTTTTGAAGCAGTTATTAGAATAGTTAAGGAATATAGCAATAATATAGTTTTTGGAGATTCACCAGGTTCTGAAGATACTAGAAAAGCTGCAGAAAATTCCGGGCTAATGGAAGTGGCTAATAAATATGGAGTAGAGTTTGTGGATTTTAATGAGGAAGTTCATGTCGAACTTGAAAATCCAATTATGTACAAGTATTGGAATATAGCTAAAGCACCATATGAGGCTGATGTAGTTATTACTCTTCCAAAACTAAAAACTCACGCAATGATGTATTATACTGGAGCAGTTAAGAATCAATTTGGTTGTATTCCAGGTAGAAAAAAAGCAGAGTGGCATACAAAGTTGCCTGAACCAATAAAATTCAGTAAGATGCTATTGGATTTAAATTCAGTTGTTAAAACAAGTTTTGCAATACTTGACGGAATAATAGCTATGGAAGGAAATGGACCTAGAAACGGTACGCCTAAAAAAATGGATACTATAATAATGGGGAAATGTCTTTCAGCAGTAGATTCTACAGCCGTAAGACTAATTGGTTATGATATGGTATTGGAAGTACCTTTTTTAAATGTAGCTCATGAAACTAAATGGGGAGCAGTACTTCCAGAAGAAATTGAGGTATTAGGTGAGAAAATTGAAAAAATGAGATGCAAGAATTTTAAACTATCTCGTAATGCAAAGGTGGTTAATTTTTTGACACCAACATTAAACAATTTAGTTTCCTCACTAACTGCACCTAATCCAGTATTAGTTGAAGATAAATGCGTAGGATGCAAAAAATGCGATGAAGTATGTCCAGAAAGACCAAAAGTAATAACCTTTGTTGAAAAAGATAAGAAATTAAGACCTAAGTGGAATTACAGCAGCTGTATTAGATGCTTTTGTTGTCAGGAACTTTGTCCAAAAGGAGCAATTGAAACAAAGCATAAAGCTATAAGTAAAAGATTTGGTGTGAAATAG
- the hypD gene encoding hydrogenase formation protein HypD: MKFIDEYRNLEYAGVLIKEIEKLSNKDITIMEVCGTHTMSIFKYGIKDILPKNIKIISGPGCPVCVTPESYIDIAINLSKREDVIIATFGDMLRVPGKEGTLLNRKSIDNNIRIIYSSMDAINIAIKNPNKKVVFLSLGFEATIPMAAITAIEVKNRKINNFLFLTSHRKMPPIIEKLSKDPELKTNGYLLPGHVCAITGIKEFETLSSKYKIPGVVTGFEPIDILQGIKKLIEIINKNETSVINEYKRVVRENGNENAKKYINKVFKISDGEWRGIGKVLESEFVLKDEYEAYDAIRYFKINIKRNNEISMCRCGEILTGKITPKMCPLFRKVCTPENPVGACMVSTEGTCSAYYKYS; encoded by the coding sequence ATGAAGTTCATAGATGAATATAGAAATCTAGAATACGCTGGAGTATTAATTAAAGAAATTGAAAAATTAAGTAATAAAGATATAACCATAATGGAAGTATGCGGAACTCATACCATGTCAATATTTAAGTATGGGATAAAAGACATTTTACCTAAAAACATAAAAATAATTTCAGGCCCTGGTTGTCCTGTATGTGTTACTCCTGAAAGCTATATCGATATAGCTATAAATCTATCAAAAAGAGAAGATGTAATTATTGCAACTTTTGGGGATATGCTAAGAGTTCCAGGAAAAGAAGGTACATTGTTAAATAGAAAATCCATAGATAATAATATTAGAATAATATATTCGTCAATGGATGCAATTAATATTGCAATAAAAAATCCTAATAAGAAAGTAGTATTTTTATCTTTAGGATTTGAAGCAACTATACCTATGGCTGCAATAACAGCTATTGAGGTTAAAAATAGAAAAATAAATAATTTTCTTTTCTTAACGTCTCATAGAAAAATGCCTCCAATAATTGAAAAGTTATCAAAAGATCCAGAACTTAAGACCAATGGTTACTTACTTCCAGGTCATGTTTGTGCCATTACTGGTATTAAAGAATTTGAAACTTTAAGCAGCAAATATAAAATTCCAGGTGTAGTTACAGGTTTTGAACCTATTGATATTTTACAAGGCATCAAAAAATTAATTGAAATTATAAATAAAAATGAGACTAGCGTAATAAATGAATATAAACGAGTAGTTAGGGAAAATGGAAATGAAAATGCAAAAAAATATATAAATAAAGTATTTAAAATTTCTGATGGTGAGTGGAGAGGGATAGGAAAAGTATTAGAAAGTGAATTTGTTCTAAAAGATGAATATGAGGCATATGATGCAATTAGGTATTTCAAAATAAACATAAAAAGAAATAATGAAATATCTATGTGCAGATGTGGAGAAATATTAACAGGAAAAATCACTCCAAAGATGTGTCCATTATTCAGAAAGGTTTGTACACCAGAAAATCCAGTAGGTGCCTGTATGGTTTCTACAGAGGGGACATGCTCTGCATATTATAAGTACAGTTAG
- a CDS encoding NUDIX hydrolase N-terminal domain-containing protein — protein sequence MEPKWLTWAKELQLIAQAGLTYSTNKFDIERFQQIRNLSIEILSEYTEISNEKIKDLFCNEVGYQTPKVEIRGAIFKDDKILLVKESIDGCWSMPGGWAEVNLSIKENVAKEAMEEAGVKVIPQKLIAVLERSKHYEEPFPYGVYKAFVLCELIDGEFKKNIETEASDFFELANLPDLSLGRNTKKQIEMCFEAHKNKDFITIFD from the coding sequence ATGGAGCCAAAGTGGCTAACTTGGGCTAAAGAACTTCAATTAATTGCACAAGCAGGATTAACATATTCAACAAATAAGTTTGATATTGAAAGATTTCAGCAAATAAGAAATTTATCAATTGAGATACTAAGTGAATATACTGAAATTAGTAATGAGAAGATAAAAGATTTATTTTGTAATGAAGTCGGTTACCAAACGCCTAAAGTAGAAATAAGAGGTGCAATATTTAAGGATGATAAAATTTTATTAGTTAAGGAAAGTATTGATGGATGTTGGTCAATGCCTGGAGGCTGGGCGGAAGTTAACTTATCCATTAAAGAGAATGTAGCAAAAGAAGCTATGGAGGAAGCAGGAGTTAAAGTTATACCACAAAAATTAATAGCAGTTCTAGAAAGAAGTAAACACTATGAAGAGCCATTTCCATATGGCGTATATAAAGCGTTTGTACTATGTGAACTTATTGATGGTGAATTTAAAAAGAATATTGAAACAGAAGCTAGTGACTTTTTTGAGTTAGCTAATTTGCCAGATTTATCTTTAGGTAGAAATACTAAAAAGCAAATAGAGATGTGCTTTGAGGCCCATAAAAATAAAGACTTTATAACAATATTTGATTAA
- the hypB gene encoding hydrogenase nickel incorporation protein HypB, whose product MSKIKVLTNIFKANEELGSANREKFREKGIFAINLMSSPGSGKTSILESLIRKMKDDFNIAVIEGDIYTAKDAERIDALGVQTIQINTQGACHLDSSMIKEALDELDLEPVDLLIIENVGNLVCPAEFEVGEDVKISVLSIPEGSDKPSKYPLMFEKSSAIILNKIDLLQFTNFNKEEFYSDINSLNANVKVFETSCIRNEGIDEICKWVRERIEDKKHFYDIYKA is encoded by the coding sequence ATGAGCAAGATAAAAGTTTTAACTAACATATTTAAAGCAAATGAAGAGCTTGGGTCAGCAAATAGGGAAAAGTTTAGAGAAAAAGGTATATTTGCAATAAATTTAATGAGTTCTCCAGGTTCAGGTAAAACTTCAATTCTAGAAAGCTTAATTAGAAAAATGAAAGACGACTTTAATATAGCCGTTATAGAAGGAGATATATATACTGCAAAGGATGCAGAAAGAATTGATGCCTTAGGAGTACAAACCATTCAAATTAATACTCAAGGAGCTTGTCACTTAGACTCATCAATGATTAAAGAAGCACTCGATGAGCTAGATTTAGAGCCTGTAGATTTATTAATAATTGAAAATGTAGGCAATTTAGTATGTCCAGCGGAGTTTGAAGTAGGAGAAGATGTTAAAATTTCGGTGTTAAGTATTCCAGAAGGTAGTGATAAACCATCAAAGTACCCTCTGATGTTTGAAAAAAGTAGTGCTATTATACTAAATAAAATTGATTTATTACAGTTTACTAACTTCAATAAAGAGGAGTTTTATAGTGATATAAATTCATTAAATGCAAATGTAAAAGTATTTGAAACATCTTGTATAAGGAATGAGGGTATAGATGAAATATGTAAATGGGTAAGAGAGAGGATAGAGGATAAAAAACATTTTTATGATATTTATAAGGCCTAA